A single region of the Selenomonas sp. oral taxon 920 genome encodes:
- a CDS encoding helix-turn-helix domain-containing protein, with protein sequence MRITYNRLWKLLIDKGMNRQDLRRITGISPASIAKLGKGENITTDILLKICVALDCNIEDIMESVKE encoded by the coding sequence ATGCGAATAACTTATAACAGGCTGTGGAAGCTCCTGATCGACAAAGGCATGAATCGGCAGGATCTCAGGCGCATAACGGGCATCAGCCCCGCCTCCATCGCCAAGCTGGGCAAGGGCGAGAATATCACCACTGACATCCTGCTGAAGATATGCGTGGCTCTCGACTGCAATATTGAAGATATTATGGAGTCCGTGAAGGAGTAA